The following coding sequences lie in one Tichowtungia aerotolerans genomic window:
- a CDS encoding alpha-amylase family glycosyl hydrolase, with the protein MMIRRFVFLMLGMLPLGTMAVDNSDLLPLVRNERGVDMEGMSPDWVKSLIMAEFRIETATPEGTFSAAVKVLDHYAETGVNGLWVGPIFERPPGRNGYGNFGPDTVEAALTGEASLEKSYREIRRFVDAAHDRNIRVIFDIVAWGVTESAPFFKERPEFFIRQDNGEFRQAWGGYLFDWKNPEFREWFNAAAVAFIEETGADGFRVDLAPDTSGYHFKEIREELVRKGHKILIMSEMPSKPRGTFDCAQLGVNGWTEPPIYNPKEKFEEQKKRFGSMHDSSFVFRTNIVDAIQTGVGIGPPQIQQKGEGGLFRFYAASPLYHDGHAPFVKGNRVRFGYLALLPFIPVWWIGEEWNNPRDLLQQKGAMYYNRINWDVKNEPQNAAFFEDVKRILRVRRSYPDIFENFPEHLRDASICKVESFRDGHPNPLQAYLRFSDRRAVLVVPNYMAASSSSHFSVELPWDEWPAKGSSFIVTDLMSGNIIAEADRAELRSFEVELPAEHLGIYLLERR; encoded by the coding sequence ATGATGATTAGACGATTTGTTTTTTTAATGCTGGGAATGCTGCCGTTGGGGACGATGGCGGTAGATAATTCAGACCTGCTTCCGTTGGTACGCAATGAGCGGGGCGTCGACATGGAGGGCATGTCGCCCGACTGGGTCAAGTCGCTGATCATGGCGGAGTTCCGCATTGAAACCGCGACACCGGAAGGGACCTTCTCCGCCGCGGTAAAAGTGCTCGATCATTACGCGGAAACCGGCGTGAACGGTCTGTGGGTCGGGCCGATCTTCGAGCGTCCGCCGGGCAGGAACGGGTATGGAAATTTCGGGCCGGACACGGTGGAAGCAGCGCTGACCGGTGAAGCCTCTCTTGAGAAATCCTATCGGGAAATCCGGCGGTTTGTTGATGCGGCCCACGACCGTAACATCCGGGTGATTTTTGATATTGTAGCGTGGGGAGTCACGGAGTCCGCACCGTTTTTTAAGGAGCGCCCGGAATTTTTTATTCGTCAGGACAACGGAGAATTCAGGCAGGCGTGGGGCGGCTACCTGTTTGACTGGAAGAACCCGGAGTTCCGGGAATGGTTCAATGCCGCAGCGGTCGCTTTTATCGAAGAAACCGGAGCAGACGGTTTCCGCGTGGATCTGGCCCCGGATACGTCGGGCTATCACTTCAAAGAGATCCGTGAGGAACTGGTTCGAAAAGGGCATAAGATTCTGATTATGAGTGAAATGCCTTCAAAACCGAGGGGCACATTTGATTGTGCCCAGCTTGGAGTGAATGGCTGGACCGAGCCGCCGATATACAATCCGAAGGAGAAGTTCGAGGAACAGAAAAAGCGGTTCGGCAGCATGCACGACAGCTCCTTTGTTTTTCGCACGAACATTGTGGATGCCATTCAAACCGGCGTAGGGATCGGCCCTCCGCAGATCCAGCAGAAGGGTGAAGGCGGCCTCTTCCGTTTTTACGCGGCATCACCGCTCTATCACGATGGACATGCGCCGTTTGTAAAAGGAAACCGGGTCCGGTTCGGCTATCTTGCGTTACTGCCGTTTATTCCCGTCTGGTGGATCGGCGAAGAGTGGAACAATCCCCGCGACCTGCTCCAGCAGAAAGGAGCCATGTATTACAACCGCATCAACTGGGATGTGAAAAACGAGCCGCAGAATGCCGCGTTTTTTGAGGACGTAAAACGCATCCTGCGGGTGCGTCGATCATACCCTGATATTTTTGAGAACTTCCCGGAACATCTTAGAGACGCCAGTATCTGCAAGGTGGAATCTTTTCGGGACGGCCATCCGAACCCGCTGCAGGCCTATCTGCGTTTTTCGGATCGTCGTGCCGTGCTGGTTGTTCCCAATTACATGGCGGCATCGTCCTCATCTCATTTTTCGGTTGAGCTGCCTTGGGACGAATGGCCGGCGAAAGGCTCGTCATTTATTGTGACAGACCTGATGAGCGGCAATATCATTGCTGAGGCCGATCGGGCGGAGCTGAGATCATTTGAGGTCGAACTCCCGGCGGAACATCTTGGGATATATCTGCTGGAGCGCAGATAA
- a CDS encoding GntR family transcriptional regulator → MLPSKIYSKSEQVRNLLIEGIESGQFNEKDLIPSENVLTEKFGISRNTIREAVAALVNEGILTRIQGKGTFVQEGARDLLATREIRSFCLVGCEHSVSYSLGGFMSTMVLGMHAVLDELSIPVRVVNLGAGDSLLSYLQKPGRSLEQLECSGVLFAGYQCSEDELNLLEESGIRCVSVGPQQADSRMSFADEDHEFGAYLAIQHLTEQGHRRIAMVDSEVYSAFGRRKKGAEKALRDAGISISQPWNFPVSERFSVEEVMDEILEKVPDISGLVIYPGIVPVFYRELERRKKLIPDEISLVGCMTSEHPADIIQATEVRQSLREVSKEATRLLLDAVSGKTKSCQKKIVKPELVIGETSGPVTKK, encoded by the coding sequence ATGCTTCCATCAAAAATTTATTCGAAATCGGAACAGGTTAGAAATCTTCTTATAGAAGGGATTGAGTCCGGGCAGTTTAATGAAAAGGACCTTATCCCTTCTGAAAATGTGCTGACCGAAAAATTTGGTATCAGTCGTAATACGATTCGGGAAGCAGTGGCTGCTCTTGTGAATGAGGGAATTTTAACCCGGATTCAGGGGAAGGGTACGTTTGTTCAGGAAGGTGCCCGGGATTTGCTGGCTACGCGGGAGATTCGCTCCTTCTGTCTGGTTGGTTGTGAACATTCTGTTTCATACAGCCTGGGCGGGTTTATGTCGACGATGGTTCTGGGAATGCATGCCGTATTGGATGAATTAAGTATTCCGGTACGTGTTGTCAATCTAGGGGCAGGAGACTCGCTTCTGTCTTATTTACAGAAGCCGGGACGGTCTCTAGAGCAGCTGGAGTGCAGCGGAGTTCTGTTTGCCGGGTACCAGTGTTCGGAAGACGAACTGAATTTGCTGGAGGAGTCGGGCATCAGGTGTGTGTCAGTTGGCCCACAGCAAGCAGATTCCAGGATGTCATTCGCCGATGAAGATCATGAATTCGGGGCTTATCTGGCAATTCAGCATTTAACGGAGCAGGGGCATCGGCGAATTGCTATGGTGGACAGCGAAGTTTATTCAGCTTTCGGTCGCCGGAAGAAAGGTGCTGAAAAAGCCTTGAGAGATGCGGGCATATCCATCAGCCAACCCTGGAACTTTCCAGTTTCAGAACGTTTTTCGGTTGAAGAAGTTATGGATGAAATTCTGGAAAAGGTTCCGGATATTAGTGGATTAGTGATTTATCCAGGGATTGTGCCGGTATTTTACCGTGAGTTGGAACGGCGCAAAAAATTAATTCCGGACGAAATTTCACTGGTCGGATGTATGACCAGCGAGCATCCGGCAGATATTATTCAGGCGACAGAAGTGCGTCAGTCTTTGCGTGAGGTTTCCAAGGAGGCAACACGGTTGCTGTTGGATGCAGTTTCCGGCAAAACAAAAAGCTGCCAGAAGAAAATAGTGAAACCGGAACTGGTGATCGGGGAAACGTCCGGGCCGGTGACAAAAAAATGA
- a CDS encoding AraC family transcriptional regulator has product MYLFHMMVESKKVAVVVPWHGYGQNILLGVSKYVHDHPDWVIHLVQSDSPVLEEDLRSWGPDGVISGMVDLPSGMQDQRYSLPWVSVLAQPDDETVPFVTIDEDAVGRMAADYFINRRFRHFAYLGNEEHEFSLQRADAFEYALKEKGIDCHTLLYPTKVYGIDKRKRTSIDRQKAKWLAALPKPVALFACNDWEAFQFVQFCRQQGVRIPEDVAILGVGNDELLCNVSQPPMSSIRMPFEKVGYDAAALLDRLLEKTAEKEVKHFLPPAGMVSRQSTDVMQVSDATVAKALSFIQDHIQEPIKVEDLLKHVYISRTLLERKFKVELGHTPLVEIRRQRIRRARQLLADTNLSVAEIAEACGFSSDIRLSTVFKELTGQSPSAFRKAVKAPSSVHEL; this is encoded by the coding sequence GTGTATCTGTTCCATATGATGGTGGAGTCGAAGAAAGTGGCTGTGGTGGTTCCCTGGCACGGGTATGGACAGAATATCCTGCTGGGGGTTTCTAAATATGTGCACGATCATCCTGATTGGGTGATTCATCTGGTGCAGTCCGACTCGCCGGTTCTGGAGGAAGACCTGCGCAGCTGGGGACCGGACGGGGTGATTTCCGGGATGGTCGATCTGCCGTCCGGAATGCAGGATCAGCGTTACAGTTTGCCGTGGGTGTCGGTGCTGGCGCAGCCGGATGATGAAACGGTTCCATTTGTTACTATCGACGAAGATGCGGTCGGCCGGATGGCCGCGGACTATTTCATCAATCGCCGCTTTCGTCATTTTGCTTATCTGGGAAATGAAGAACATGAGTTTTCTCTTCAGCGCGCCGATGCGTTTGAATATGCCTTGAAAGAAAAGGGGATTGATTGTCATACACTGCTGTATCCAACGAAGGTGTACGGCATCGACAAGCGGAAACGCACCAGTATTGACCGCCAGAAAGCCAAGTGGCTGGCGGCTTTGCCCAAGCCGGTTGCACTGTTTGCCTGCAACGACTGGGAAGCATTTCAGTTTGTTCAGTTCTGCCGCCAGCAGGGCGTGCGTATTCCGGAGGATGTGGCAATCCTTGGGGTCGGGAACGATGAACTGCTGTGCAATGTCTCGCAGCCGCCGATGTCCAGCATCCGCATGCCGTTTGAAAAAGTTGGCTACGATGCCGCTGCGCTGCTGGATCGTTTGCTGGAGAAAACAGCCGAGAAGGAGGTGAAACATTTTCTTCCTCCGGCGGGCATGGTGAGTCGTCAGTCAACCGACGTGATGCAGGTGAGCGACGCGACCGTTGCGAAAGCGCTGTCGTTTATTCAGGATCATATCCAGGAACCGATCAAGGTGGAGGATCTTCTCAAGCATGTGTATATTTCCCGCACACTGCTGGAACGTAAATTCAAGGTAGAATTGGGCCATACGCCACTGGTCGAGATTCGCCGCCAGCGTATCCGCCGGGCCCGCCAGCTGCTTGCCGACACCAATCTGTCCGTTGCCGAAATTGCCGAGGCCTGCGGCTTCAGTTCCGATATTCGCCTCAGCACGGTCTTTAAGGAGCTGACCGGCCAGTCGCCCTCCGCCTTCCGCAAGGCGGTTAAGGCTCCGTCATCCGTGCATGAGCTATAG
- a CDS encoding SixA phosphatase family protein: protein MKTVVLVRHGKAGLSHPDLDDMDRPLQHRGKKDSIKMAERFADLDVEVDMLISSPALRSQTTAKAFSNQLSLRVETDERLYDGTDSELLDVIQETDEECSCILLVGHNPSLSDLLRDLLDAECEDLCAGSVAVVDCDVSEWEDVHSGSGTLEQLLTPAAYDTPHAA from the coding sequence ATGAAAACGGTAGTTCTTGTTCGACATGGCAAAGCCGGTTTGAGCCATCCTGACTTGGATGATATGGACCGGCCGCTCCAGCATCGCGGGAAGAAAGATTCCATTAAAATGGCCGAACGGTTTGCGGATCTGGACGTAGAGGTTGATATGCTGATCAGCAGTCCGGCGCTGCGGTCGCAGACGACCGCCAAAGCATTTTCGAATCAGCTCTCGCTGCGGGTGGAAACAGATGAGCGGCTTTATGACGGCACAGATTCCGAACTGCTCGACGTTATTCAGGAGACCGATGAAGAGTGCTCCTGCATCCTGCTGGTAGGGCATAATCCGAGTCTCAGTGATCTGCTGCGCGATCTGCTGGATGCGGAGTGCGAAGATCTCTGTGCGGGATCGGTCGCGGTTGTTGATTGCGACGTTTCGGAGTGGGAAGATGTCCATTCCGGCTCGGGAACGCTTGAGCAGCTCCTGACTCCCGCAGCATACGATACACCGCACGCGGCCTAA
- a CDS encoding glycoside hydrolase family 65 protein — protein MSQFSNEWSISESVYHPANERTGGTLFCIGNGLMGLRGSYEELGTKEVQGLFAAGVYRKSIEQQFCIADTFCRKKYIFDEELMPTPEEMYLIQNLPDPLYCKIWLNGEPFRMWDGNLLEYNRTLDLKTGVLHRTVRWDDGKGNITSLKFRRFCSMDERHLIAQEISITPENWSGEVKIESGIDASLNNEYAESVVAETPAGLTLKSEVQGGAVAFQCLETRLHRGASIPLEWDSEIKLRRYKKIATVRAEQGKTLMLEKFSTLYSTQDETPQEAAEMLVKKAAAEGFSQCLEESSRVWKELWEQADIRIEGDSESQRKIRYALFHLIIASPQTDSRVSIGAKALSGQGYSGHVFWDTDINLAPFYQWVFPEWGGAHVRYRHRNLADARAYAASEGRSGARYPWQTSIGGFEHAPVAITCSRTQIHVTADIAYCALRYADISGDFEWLETDGAEMIRECARYMVERVEYNEEKDRFEIHGVGGPDEYHPLTDNNAYTNWLTAYVLRRAAALSDDADERFQWMDIAEKMVCPVDEKTGLIPQCDGFFDLKDSWEITGSDWGGPGAEYHECKGLKQPDVVLLTVLLPQLFKEKYLRANWDYYERFILHGSSLSPSIHALVAARIGLMDKAMDYFNLSADFDTLDVNKDTWAGIHIGNFGGLWQALAYGFAGLQVRDGQLCTDPHLPEQWKSLSFNVWYQGTQHRIEVCNRPEAEPVLA, from the coding sequence ATGAGTCAATTTTCAAACGAATGGTCAATTTCAGAATCGGTGTATCATCCGGCCAATGAACGCACGGGCGGAACGCTGTTCTGCATTGGGAACGGTCTGATGGGGCTGCGCGGCAGCTATGAGGAACTCGGCACCAAAGAGGTGCAGGGGTTGTTTGCTGCCGGCGTTTATCGCAAATCCATCGAGCAGCAGTTCTGCATTGCCGATACGTTCTGTCGCAAAAAATACATTTTCGATGAAGAGCTGATGCCGACGCCGGAAGAGATGTACCTGATCCAGAACCTGCCGGATCCGCTGTACTGCAAGATCTGGCTGAATGGCGAACCGTTTCGCATGTGGGACGGGAACCTGCTGGAATACAACCGCACGCTTGATCTGAAAACCGGCGTGCTGCACCGCACTGTCCGCTGGGATGACGGTAAGGGAAACATCACCTCGTTGAAATTCCGTCGCTTCTGCTCGATGGACGAACGCCACCTGATCGCTCAGGAAATTTCCATTACGCCGGAAAACTGGTCGGGCGAAGTGAAGATTGAAAGCGGTATCGATGCCTCACTCAACAATGAATATGCCGAGAGTGTGGTTGCTGAAACGCCGGCGGGACTGACGTTGAAATCCGAGGTGCAGGGCGGAGCAGTCGCTTTCCAATGTTTGGAAACACGATTGCATCGTGGCGCATCCATTCCGCTGGAATGGGATTCAGAGATAAAGCTTCGGCGTTACAAAAAGATTGCGACGGTGCGGGCGGAGCAGGGCAAAACGCTGATGCTTGAAAAATTTTCCACGCTCTACTCCACGCAGGACGAAACCCCGCAGGAGGCCGCAGAGATGCTTGTAAAAAAAGCGGCGGCCGAAGGATTTTCCCAATGTCTGGAAGAAAGTTCCAGGGTTTGGAAAGAGCTGTGGGAGCAGGCGGATATTCGGATTGAAGGCGATTCGGAGTCGCAGCGAAAAATCCGCTATGCATTGTTCCATCTGATCATTGCGTCGCCGCAGACGGACTCACGCGTGAGCATCGGTGCCAAAGCACTGAGCGGACAGGGCTACAGCGGACATGTTTTCTGGGACACGGATATCAACCTCGCGCCGTTCTATCAGTGGGTGTTCCCGGAGTGGGGCGGTGCGCACGTGCGTTACCGTCATCGCAATCTCGCCGATGCGCGGGCCTATGCGGCATCTGAAGGCCGCAGCGGCGCGCGCTATCCGTGGCAGACGTCGATCGGCGGATTCGAGCACGCGCCGGTTGCGATCACCTGCAGCCGCACACAGATTCATGTGACGGCGGATATTGCCTACTGCGCGTTGCGCTATGCCGACATCAGTGGCGATTTCGAGTGGTTGGAAACCGATGGCGCGGAGATGATCCGCGAGTGCGCACGCTATATGGTTGAGCGCGTCGAATATAACGAGGAGAAGGATCGTTTTGAAATCCACGGAGTTGGCGGGCCCGATGAATATCATCCGCTGACGGATAACAACGCCTACACCAACTGGCTGACGGCGTATGTTCTGCGGCGTGCCGCCGCGCTGAGCGACGATGCGGATGAACGTTTCCAGTGGATGGACATCGCGGAAAAAATGGTCTGTCCGGTCGATGAAAAAACGGGGCTGATTCCTCAGTGCGACGGATTTTTTGATCTGAAAGATTCGTGGGAAATCACCGGCAGCGACTGGGGCGGGCCAGGCGCGGAGTATCATGAGTGTAAGGGTCTGAAGCAGCCGGATGTGGTGCTGCTGACAGTGCTTCTGCCGCAGCTTTTTAAGGAAAAATATCTGCGTGCGAACTGGGATTATTACGAGCGGTTTATTCTGCACGGTTCGTCGCTGAGTCCGTCGATTCATGCGCTGGTGGCGGCGCGGATCGGGCTGATGGATAAGGCCATGGACTATTTTAATCTGTCGGCGGATTTTGACACCCTGGATGTTAATAAAGATACATGGGCCGGGATTCACATCGGCAACTTCGGCGGCCTGTGGCAGGCCCTGGCCTACGGGTTCGCCGGTCTGCAGGTTCGCGATGGACAGCTGTGCACAGATCCGCACCTGCCGGAACAGTGGAAATCACTGTCGTTCAATGTCTGGTATCAGGGAACCCAGCACCGGATTGAAGTATGCAACCGACCCGAAGCAGAGCCTGTTTTGGCGTAA
- a CDS encoding MFS transporter, with protein MRKRVHIPPEDRIPQYQKVLFSFGGKMDYIATGMLTGILWMPFFNIGLGMKPATLGLILMALRGWDAITDPIMGNISDNTRTRWGRRRPFILLGAILTACFFPAFWFMPETLSETGKITYLILIGISFFTCFTVWSMPYYSMQMELTPNYDERTRLMAWFTFFGKLTALAGGWMLSLLSSSLFANPETGEPDIVHGMQVACWFIAGMIVFMGILPAIVGKERYYQKDASKQAKDPFSKSLKESVTCGPMWCLIGVAFFLTLGSYSISSLVQYINIYFISGGEISVGATLVGWKTTVLVVTGICCIPLWTKVGEILDKRTTLLCMLALAIIGQLLNIFCLRPDMPYLQLIPAVFEAASITAIWLFLPSMKADVADYDELKTHRRREGSLNAFFSWFMKAAMTGAMGVGGLVLTVSGFDAAIGEQPPEVLSRMFTLFISLPVVMWSLALLMVILYPLSRKRMAEIREQLEARRGKV; from the coding sequence ATGAGAAAACGCGTGCACATTCCTCCGGAGGACCGAATTCCTCAATATCAGAAAGTTCTGTTCTCTTTTGGAGGAAAAATGGATTACATCGCCACCGGCATGCTGACAGGGATTCTCTGGATGCCTTTCTTCAATATCGGCCTGGGCATGAAACCTGCGACGCTGGGTTTAATTCTGATGGCATTGCGCGGATGGGATGCCATCACCGACCCGATTATGGGCAACATTTCCGATAACACCCGCACTCGCTGGGGCCGGCGGCGCCCCTTCATTCTTCTTGGCGCCATTCTCACTGCCTGTTTTTTCCCCGCATTCTGGTTTATGCCGGAAACACTGAGCGAAACCGGAAAAATAACTTATCTGATTCTTATCGGCATCTCCTTTTTCACCTGCTTCACCGTATGGTCCATGCCGTACTACAGCATGCAGATGGAGCTTACACCCAATTACGATGAGCGAACCCGCCTGATGGCATGGTTCACGTTCTTCGGAAAGCTTACCGCACTGGCCGGAGGCTGGATGCTCTCCCTGCTCAGCTCCTCCCTCTTTGCCAACCCGGAAACCGGCGAACCGGACATTGTGCACGGCATGCAGGTCGCCTGCTGGTTCATTGCCGGCATGATTGTATTCATGGGTATACTCCCGGCGATCGTCGGAAAAGAACGATACTACCAAAAAGACGCCTCCAAACAGGCCAAAGATCCTTTCAGTAAAAGCCTGAAAGAATCCGTTACCTGTGGACCGATGTGGTGCCTGATCGGCGTCGCCTTCTTCCTGACCCTGGGCTCTTACTCCATCAGCAGTCTGGTGCAATACATCAACATCTACTTTATCAGCGGCGGCGAAATCAGCGTCGGCGCAACACTCGTCGGCTGGAAAACCACCGTCCTGGTCGTCACCGGAATCTGCTGCATTCCGCTCTGGACCAAAGTAGGCGAGATACTGGACAAGCGCACCACCCTGCTCTGCATGCTGGCGCTGGCCATCATCGGACAGTTACTGAATATCTTCTGCCTGCGGCCGGACATGCCTTATCTACAATTAATTCCCGCCGTGTTCGAAGCAGCCTCCATCACCGCGATCTGGCTGTTTCTGCCCTCTATGAAAGCGGATGTGGCAGACTACGACGAATTGAAAACGCACCGTCGCCGCGAAGGGTCACTCAACGCCTTTTTCTCCTGGTTTATGAAAGCGGCCATGACCGGCGCCATGGGAGTAGGCGGACTGGTTCTAACCGTGTCCGGCTTTGATGCAGCAATTGGAGAACAGCCACCCGAAGTGCTCTCACGTATGTTTACCCTGTTTATTTCACTTCCCGTGGTGATGTGGTCGCTGGCCCTGCTGATGGTCATTCTCTATCCGCTTTCCCGCAAGCGCATGGCCGAAATCCGGGAACAGCTGGAAGCTCGCCGCGGCAAAGTCTGA
- a CDS encoding glycoside hydrolase family 3 protein — translation MSTEETQWIDKTIQKMTLEQKVGQCLVIGYVGTVITPEILKRIRSYHPAGVRVGMTMRVKTALHDPYAYNQDCVHRVLRQPKDTVKDYIPGKEPPYCTAEEFCEFLNTMKQEALNNGAGIPLHTTMDMEGDQSCDFMRAGTFYLPSCLGQAETNDPQVAYDCAWATGRQLTALGVNWLHSPVLDTNTEPLNKEIGIRSYGDNAETVETYGKKAFDGFRDANMITTGKHFPGRGHSTKDAHHSLPTIDLSREEMEEHLKPFKALVDAGIPSIMTAHTAYPALDPSGTAATLSKPILTDLLKNEWGFEGVITSDDITMGGIVEKHEVADACIEAINAGCDLILLRDESPLLDDVFNDMVEAARSGRLPEERLNDAIRRTLKVKMDYGLFENGNIMPVEKAGSGIADPKVAEIAKTAAERVLKVMRDEQNLLPLKPETKVLLVEQVAPLHEKTNSQKCHPCCFWERMLKYSENVSCIEVHGECDDTEIERILARVEDADVVVMTNYFDRRGTYEQRSVNRVIETGKPVIVITNSPFPFTVQDTMKTVICTYGVVPECLDAAANVLFSKE, via the coding sequence ATGTCCACCGAAGAAACCCAATGGATCGATAAAACTATCCAAAAAATGACCCTCGAACAGAAGGTCGGCCAGTGCCTCGTCATCGGCTACGTCGGCACCGTCATCACCCCTGAAATCCTCAAACGCATCCGCAGCTATCATCCGGCCGGCGTGCGCGTCGGCATGACCATGCGGGTGAAGACCGCACTGCACGATCCTTATGCGTACAATCAGGACTGCGTCCACCGCGTGCTGCGCCAGCCGAAGGACACGGTGAAAGACTACATCCCCGGCAAGGAGCCGCCCTACTGCACGGCCGAAGAGTTCTGCGAATTCCTCAACACCATGAAGCAGGAAGCACTCAACAACGGTGCCGGCATTCCGCTGCACACCACCATGGATATGGAAGGCGATCAGAGCTGCGACTTCATGCGCGCCGGAACCTTCTACCTCCCCTCCTGCCTCGGACAGGCCGAAACCAATGATCCGCAGGTCGCCTATGACTGCGCATGGGCCACCGGCCGCCAGCTGACCGCCCTCGGCGTCAACTGGCTGCACTCTCCGGTGCTCGACACCAACACCGAGCCGCTCAACAAAGAGATCGGCATCCGCAGCTACGGTGACAACGCCGAAACCGTTGAAACCTATGGCAAGAAAGCTTTCGACGGATTCCGCGATGCCAACATGATCACGACCGGCAAACACTTCCCCGGTCGCGGACACTCCACCAAGGATGCCCACCACAGTCTGCCGACCATCGACCTCTCCCGCGAAGAGATGGAAGAGCACCTCAAGCCGTTTAAAGCTCTGGTTGATGCCGGCATCCCGAGCATTATGACGGCTCATACCGCGTATCCGGCTCTCGACCCGTCCGGAACCGCCGCTACGCTTTCAAAACCGATTCTCACCGACCTGTTGAAAAACGAGTGGGGCTTTGAAGGTGTGATTACCTCCGACGACATCACCATGGGCGGAATCGTTGAGAAACACGAAGTCGCCGACGCCTGTATCGAAGCGATCAATGCCGGCTGCGACCTCATTTTGCTGCGCGACGAGAGCCCGCTTCTCGACGACGTTTTCAACGACATGGTCGAAGCCGCCCGTTCCGGCCGCCTGCCGGAAGAGCGCCTCAACGATGCCATCCGCCGCACGCTCAAAGTAAAAATGGACTACGGCCTCTTCGAAAACGGCAACATCATGCCGGTCGAAAAAGCAGGCAGCGGCATTGCCGACCCGAAAGTCGCGGAGATTGCCAAGACTGCTGCCGAGCGCGTTCTGAAAGTGATGCGCGACGAGCAGAACCTGCTTCCGCTCAAACCGGAAACCAAAGTCCTGCTCGTTGAACAGGTGGCGCCGCTCCACGAAAAAACCAACTCGCAGAAGTGTCATCCGTGCTGCTTCTGGGAGCGGATGCTTAAATACTCCGAAAACGTCTCCTGCATCGAAGTGCACGGCGAATGCGACGATACTGAAATCGAACGCATCCTTGCCCGCGTGGAGGATGCCGATGTGGTCGTCATGACCAACTACTTCGACCGGCGCGGCACCTACGAGCAGCGCTCCGTCAACCGCGTCATCGAAACCGGAAAGCCGGTCATCGTTATCACCAACTCGCCCTTCCCGTTCACGGTTCAGGATACCATGAAAACCGTTATCTGCACCTACGGCGTCGTTCCGGAATGTCTGGATGCCGCAGCGAACGTCCTTTTCAGCAAAGAATAA